In the genome of Mytilus edulis chromosome 3, xbMytEdul2.2, whole genome shotgun sequence, one region contains:
- the LOC139516243 gene encoding E3 ubiquitin-protein ligase TRIM71-like — protein sequence MASSQPFGGGQVPVNCKLCETDRPIQWKCMDCCILMCGHCKDKVHSQFKNALDHKIISREEIGLHTEELDFTNIKCEEHAGQSSCLYCNTCEILVCPTCVAKIHKKHDLIEISDAYNIKVEILKKGQSKMQKSNYTTNAKKDQLNNLVSAENIKYNKEKRNIQSHEETIKEQVEQYFKELKIKLEHNHETVLSTVKSDLNAISLFTKQNVGKINEFQDCIDLSNASDFFKEVKKMEKFTETQEPRTRPSYASSPKFVPGNLNQSHIGSLQDDGNLSADINISLVINNEYQTTLDAIFYVSPWLDQSIWLSSGGCGMLQRVKPEGTNLKVMSEFNIDVCEMAVTPSNQLLLCVFGEARLQHISSTGELTDSVYDVSPLFPNAIHIISDNKLIVGAYNSELKRSAVIIMNKKGDKETVYEHDEHNQPLFTYTWRITSTSTGNIHVVDEISDDSRGKVVILGQGGHIINQYTGHPIINKSEPFKPVHIVTTPSDNVVVMDLDTAILHILNDNGHLISYFNTKDIGIEFPYSLAVNTTGQLYIGSTRAASSQTKEAKLYEINIEGF from the coding sequence ATGGCTTCCTCTCAGCCATTTGGAGGAGGTCAAGTCCCTGTTAACTGTAAATTATGTGAAACAGATAGACCAATTCAGTGGAAATGCATGGACTGCTGTATTTTGATGTGTGGTCATTGCAAGGACAAGGTACATTCCCAATTTAAAAATGCACTTGATCATAAGATCATCAGTAGAGAAGAGATTGGACTGCATACTGAAGAACTGGATTTTACCAATATTAAATGTGAGGAACATGCTGGACAATCATCATGTCTTTACTGTAATACATGTGAAATCCTTGTGTGTCCAACCTGTGTTGCTAAAATTCATAAGAAGCATGATTTAATCGAAATTAGTGATGCATACAACATCAaagtagaaatattaaaaaaaggacaaAGTAAAATGCAGAAGAGTAATTATACAACCAATGCAAAGAAAGACCAGCTCAATAACCTAGTGTCCGctgaaaatataaagtataacaaggaaaaaagaaatattcaaagtcaTGAGGAAACCATAAAAGAGCAAGTGgaacaatattttaaagaactcaaaattaaattggaaCATAATCATGAAACTGTTTTATCAACAGTCAAATCTGATTTGAACGCTATATCATTATTCACAAAACAGAATGTGGGCAAAATCAATGAATTCCAAGACTGTATTGACCTTTCCAATGCCTCGGACTTTTTCAAAGAGGTCAAGAAGATGGAGAAATTCACTGAAACTCAAGAACCACGAACCAGGCCTAGCTATGCTTCTTCACCAAAATTTGTTCCAGGAAATTTGAACCAATCTCACATTGGATCGCTACAAGATGATGGAAACTTGTCAGCAGATATAAACATCTCCCTGGTCATCAATAATGAGTACCAGACTACACTTGATGCAATATTCTATGTAAGTCCATGGCTTGATCAGTCAATTTGGTTAAGTTCAGGTGGTTGTGGAATGTTACAGAGAGTTAAACCTGAAGGAACCAATCTGAAGGTGATGTCTGAATTTAATATTGATGTGTGTGAAATGGCAGTTACTCCATCTAATCAACTCCTTCTGTGTGTTTTTGGGGAAGCAAGGTTACAACACATTAGCAGTACTGGTGAACTTACTGATTCTGTTTATGATGTATCACCTTTATTTCCCAATGCTATTCATATTATCAGTGACAATAAACTCATAGTAGGAGCTTATAATAGTGAACTAAAAAGAAGTGCTGTAATCATTATGAACAAGAAAGGAGACAAGGAAACtgtgtatgaacatgatgaacataaTCAACCTTTGTTTACCTACACTTGGCGTATAACCAGTACCAGTACTGGAAATATACATGTAGTGGATGAGATCTCAGATGATTCCCGTGGTAAAGTAGTGATCTTAGGACAAGGAGGACATATAATAAACCAGTATACAGGCCATCCAATCATCAATAAGAGTGAACCATTCAAACCAGTACACATTGTGACAACACCAAGTGACAATGTTGTTGTGATGGATCTCGATACTGCCATCTTACACATCCTCAATGACAATGGACAtttgatttcatatttcaataccAAGGATATAGGAATAGAGTTTCCATATTCTCTTGCCGTCAACACAACTGGACAACTTTATATAGGAAGCACTAGGGCTGCAAGTAGTCAAACTAAGGAAGCAAAGttatatgaaataaacattgAAGGAttctaa